One Echinicola strongylocentroti DNA window includes the following coding sequences:
- a CDS encoding dipeptidase: MKKLFLPKVSSLLLLAALSCNEKPTQVDYTTLSDEARLEAAKEIAHETIMVDGHVDLPYRMKVGGFTLQREILDVSERTDGGNFDFPRAKEGGLDAPFMSIYLPARYQQTGGAKTLADSLILMTKRLAETWPEKFAMANSPDDIEANFKAGKISLPMGMENGAGIEDDINNVAYFHEKGIRYITLTHGKDNLIGDSSYDTSRTHGGLTTFGEQVVKEMNRVGIMVDISHVSDDTFYDVMKLTDVPVIASHSSCRKYTPGFERNMDDEMIKLLGKKKGVIMINFGGSFIDGDYNERTAEVREHIVNWLAKNELSRSDSAAQVYIKKYVAEHNVFPDVTLVADHIDHVVKIAGIDHVGLGSDFDGVGDSLPNGLKDVSMYPNLIAELLKRGYSKDDVEKICYKNVFRVWRAVETAAENS, from the coding sequence ATGAAAAAATTATTTCTACCAAAAGTCAGCTCTTTACTGCTATTAGCAGCACTGAGCTGTAACGAAAAACCCACCCAAGTAGATTACACCACGCTTTCTGACGAAGCTAGACTGGAAGCAGCCAAAGAAATCGCCCATGAGACCATCATGGTGGATGGGCATGTCGACCTGCCCTACCGTATGAAAGTAGGAGGCTTCACGCTCCAACGTGAAATCCTGGATGTTTCTGAAAGAACAGACGGTGGAAACTTTGATTTCCCAAGGGCCAAGGAAGGCGGATTGGACGCTCCCTTTATGTCCATCTACCTGCCTGCCCGTTACCAACAAACCGGTGGTGCAAAAACCTTGGCCGATTCGCTCATCCTGATGACCAAGCGCCTGGCAGAGACATGGCCTGAGAAATTTGCCATGGCCAACAGCCCTGATGATATCGAAGCCAATTTCAAAGCGGGAAAAATCTCTCTCCCCATGGGCATGGAGAACGGCGCAGGTATCGAAGACGACATCAACAATGTAGCCTACTTTCATGAAAAAGGCATTCGCTACATCACGCTTACCCATGGTAAGGACAACCTCATAGGCGATTCCTCCTACGATACCAGCAGGACTCACGGCGGACTCACCACATTTGGTGAGCAGGTAGTGAAAGAAATGAACCGTGTCGGCATCATGGTGGACATCTCGCATGTCTCTGACGACACATTTTATGACGTCATGAAACTAACGGATGTACCCGTCATTGCCTCCCACAGCTCATGTAGAAAATACACCCCGGGATTTGAGCGGAACATGGATGATGAAATGATCAAGCTGCTCGGAAAGAAAAAAGGCGTCATCATGATCAACTTTGGCGGAAGCTTCATTGACGGAGACTATAATGAAAGAACTGCTGAAGTGCGCGAGCACATCGTCAACTGGCTGGCAAAAAACGAACTTAGCCGCTCGGACTCCGCAGCTCAAGTATACATCAAAAAGTACGTTGCTGAGCATAACGTCTTTCCGGACGTAACCCTCGTCGCAGATCATATTGATCATGTCGTAAAGATCGCAGGCATTGACCATGTAGGTCTGGGATCGGATTTTGATGGAGTAGGTGACTCCCTGCCCAATGGCCTTAAAGATGTCTCGATGTACCCTAACTTGATTGCTGAATTGCTCAAGAGGGGTTACAGCAAAGACGATGTCGAAAAAATCTGCTACAAAAATGTTTTCCGCGTGTGGCGAGCTGTAGAAACGGCTGCGGAAAACTCTTGA
- a CDS encoding SMP-30/gluconolactonase/LRE family protein yields the protein MKKHNRVLLLMTVAPMLYWQCGGSENKEQAQEEVVVVEEEVVEPSLTLVWETPAELTTCESVLVDPSTGTIYVANIDGDARDHDGEGFISIISKDGEILEREWVTGMDGPKGMGILDGKLYVTDIDDIVEIDIEKGEIINTYVVEGASFLNDIDVHGNKVYFSDMEKGLIHVLEDGEISTLAEGQENINGLRVDEDGVLHGLDGAGLKKYAADGTHEVLNSTVTGGDGLIILGNGNYLASRWAGEIWIIQGDNETKLLDTKNDKSNTADIGYLEEENLVFVPTFMKDKVAAYRLEY from the coding sequence ATGAAAAAACACAATCGAGTATTATTGCTTATGACCGTTGCTCCCATGCTTTATTGGCAATGTGGAGGTAGTGAAAATAAAGAGCAGGCTCAGGAAGAGGTGGTCGTGGTGGAAGAGGAGGTGGTGGAGCCTTCCCTGACCCTTGTATGGGAAACTCCTGCTGAGTTGACGACCTGTGAGTCCGTTTTGGTGGATCCTTCGACAGGAACCATTTATGTCGCAAATATTGATGGTGATGCCCGCGACCATGACGGCGAAGGTTTTATATCTATCATTTCGAAAGATGGTGAAATATTGGAACGTGAATGGGTGACTGGTATGGACGGGCCAAAAGGCATGGGAATCTTGGATGGAAAGCTCTATGTGACAGATATCGATGATATTGTAGAAATCGATATTGAAAAAGGTGAAATAATAAATACCTATGTCGTAGAGGGAGCAAGCTTCCTAAATGACATAGATGTACATGGTAACAAGGTTTACTTCTCCGATATGGAAAAGGGATTGATCCATGTGCTTGAAGATGGTGAGATCAGTACTTTGGCAGAGGGGCAGGAAAATATCAATGGTCTGCGCGTAGATGAAGACGGTGTGTTGCATGGGTTGGATGGCGCAGGACTGAAAAAATATGCTGCTGATGGAACGCATGAAGTATTGAACAGCACAGTGACAGGTGGTGACGGCCTTATTATTTTGGGCAATGGGAATTATTTGGCTAGCCGATGGGCGGGAGAAATATGGATCATCCAAGGTGACAATGAAACCAAGCTCCTTGATACCAAAAATGACAAGTCAAATACCGCAGATATTGGATACTTGGAAGAAGAGAACCTAGTGTTTGTACCTACCTTTATGAAGGATAAGGTGGCGGCATATAGATTGGAGTATTAA